In the bacterium genome, one interval contains:
- a CDS encoding sugar phosphate isomerase/epimerase family protein, producing the protein MKVGMNLLVWTAFVTEEHFPILEKIKKTGYDGVEIPLFDGDAEHYKKIKKELDNLGLGCTAVTVVNADTNPISPDASIRKAGLERIKWALDMTSVMGGDLLAGPYHSALGVFSGQPPTADERKRAIEVLTQAADHAQKVNVKIAIEYLNRFECYVLTNALDAKNLVREINHP; encoded by the coding sequence ATGAAAGTTGGAATGAATCTGCTGGTGTGGACTGCTTTTGTGACTGAAGAGCATTTTCCTATCTTGGAAAAAATCAAGAAGACCGGTTACGATGGCGTTGAAATCCCCCTTTTTGATGGCGATGCTGAACACTACAAAAAAATCAAAAAAGAACTCGATAACCTTGGGCTCGGTTGCACCGCAGTAACCGTGGTAAACGCAGATACCAATCCCATTAGCCCTGATGCGAGTATTCGTAAGGCTGGTTTGGAACGAATCAAATGGGCGTTGGATATGACCAGCGTAATGGGTGGCGATTTATTGGCGGGGCCATACCACTCTGCATTGGGAGTTTTTTCAGGCCAACCCCCTACTGCAGATGAAAGAAAAAGGGCGATTGAAGTTTTAACCCAAGCCGCAGATCATGCACAAAAAGTAAATGTTAAAATCGCAATTGAGTATCTCAATCGCTTCGAATGCTATGTTTTAACTAACGCTCTGGATGCAAAGAACTTGGTTCGGGAAATCAATCACCC